DNA from Kitasatospora viridis:
GGGACGGTGATGCCCAGGCCGTTGAAGGCGGCGAGCAGCTCCCAGTTCCGGTCGATGTTGCGGTACCAGTTGAGCGGGCCGGTGAAGGCGTGCTCGCCGTGGGTGGCGTAGTCGGCCACGAATGCCTCGATGTCCTGCTCGGTGAGCCAGCCGGGCAGCTCCGGCACCCGGTCGAGCAGGCCGAGCAGGCCCTGGCCGTCCGGGACCACCCAGGGCCGGGGGTCGTGCGGGTTGTCGCCGCTGCCGCCGACCAGCAGCTTGCGGAAGGTCAGCGCCGGATCGGCGGCCAGCTCGGCGTCGGCCACGCCCTCGGTCTGGAAGTAGAGCTGGTAGAAGCCGTCGCCGTAGCTGCTGCGGGCGTGCTCGGTGCGGCCGAGGCCGCCGGGCAGCAGCGGCGGGACGCTCAGACCGGCCACGCCGCGGACCAGGTCGGGGCGGAGCAGCGCGGTGGTCCAGGCGACCGGGGCGCCCCAGTCGTGGCCGACCACCACGGCGCTCTCCTCGCCGAGCGCGGCGATCAGCGCCACCACGTCGCCGACCAGGTGCGGCAGGGTGTAGGCGCCGGGGTCGGCGGGGCGCTCGCTGCGGGCGTAGCCGCGCTGGTCCGGGGCGACCACCCGGTAGCCGGCGGCGGCCAGCGGGGCGAACTGGTGGCGCCAGGAGTACCAGCTCTCGGGGAAGCCGTGCAGCAGCAGGACCAGCGGTCCGCTGCCCTGCTCGGCGACGTGCAGGCGGACTCCGTTGACCTCGACGAACCGGTGGGTGAGCTGCTGGACCACGACTACTCCTCGGTGGCGACTGCGTTCCCAGCAGACCTGCCCCGAACCACCGCGCGCGGAAACGCCGCGTGCCCCCGAACCATGGCGGTGGTTCGGGGGCACGCGGTCGGCTGCCTGGAGCGGCTACCTGGATCGGATCAGATGCTGAGGACCTGGCCCGGCATGATCAGGTCCGGGTTGCCGCCGATGACGGAGGCGTTCTTCGCGTACAGCGACTGGACGGTGGTGCCGTTGGCCGCCGCGATGGCGCTCAGGGTGTCACCGCTCTTGACGGTGTAGCCACCGGTGGTGGGCGCCTGCTTGGCCTTGCGGTGCTCCTGCTTGGCGGTGCCCTGGGTCTGCGGGGCGGCCTTGGGGGCGGCCTGCTGGACCGGGGCGGCCGGCTGGGCCTGCTGCTGGACCGGGGCGGTCTGCTGCTGGGCGGCCGGGGCCGGGGTGTTGGTGGTGCTGTTGTTGCTGGAGCTGGTGTTGCTGGTGGAGCTGGTGTTGCTCGCGGTGGTGCTGGAGGAGGTGTCCACCTGCGCCGGGGCGCCGCCCGCGGTCAGCCCGGCCTGCACCGAGCACACCGGCCAGGCACCCGGGCCCTGGTCGGCCAGGACCTTCTCGGCGACCGCGATCTGCTGCGCCGGGGTGGCCTGGTTGGCCTGCGGCGCGTACTGGGTGCCGCCGTAGGCGGCCCAGGTGGACGAGGTGAACTGCAGGCCGCCGTAGAAACCGTTGCCGGAGTTGATGCTCCAGTTGCCGGTGCTCTCGCACTGGGCGACGGCGTTCCACGTGGAGGTGGAGGCGGCGGAGGCCGTGGTGGCCGTCACGAGGCCCGCCACCGGCAGGGCGGCGATGACGCCACCCATGACCGCCATGCGGACCCGGTTGCGCTTCTTCGGGGTCTCGGTGGCGGCGGCGGTGGTGGCGGTGTTCTCGTTACGGAAAGTCAATTCTGTCCCTCTCGACAAGGTCCCAGGGGCCGCACGGAACCAAGGTCAGGTGAGTGACTGGGTTCCTGGGCCGCATCCGGTGGACGGAGCGTGACGTGTCTGACGCCCTGCTCCGTCCCGGCGCACCCGCTCCGGACCACGTGTTCCGCGGTCGGGCTCTCGGGTGATCCCGGGTAGCGCTTGCTGCGCTGAGATCGAAGTTAGGGAACCGGCTGCCCGATATCAACCATTTCGGGATCGCCGCAGGCCAGCGGCCGTTACCCGCGGAAACCTGCGGGGCAAAACGGACTAAAACCACCGAAAACTCGGCAAATCACGGCGGCCTCCTGGGGTCCGGTGTGACCGAGGCCACCGGCCGCGGAGGCCGCGCGCTCGACGCAGCGTCAGGGTGTGGCGCCGTGCCGTCACATTTCGACCCGCCAGTGGCCCGGGCCACACGCCGACCGCCCGCTACGGCCGACGGTCCGCGCCGGCTCACGGCCAGAGCAGCTCCCGCCGCCACCCCTCGCCCGCCCGCCGGTAGGCCAGCCGCTGGTGCCGGCGGTCGAAGGAGCCCTGCCAGAACTCCACCTCCACCGCCCGCACCCCGTACTGCCGGTACTCGGCCACCACCAGCTCCGGTTGCCCGGCCAGCTCCCGGTCCGCCTCCCGCCAGGCCCGGTCGAACCGCTCCGGCCCGGCCAGCGGCTCGCTCTGCCGCCCGACCAGCGCCGCCGTCCGGCTCTTCGGGCTCAGCTCCCGGAAGGCCGCGGCCGTCCGCTCGACCGGCGCCGCCTCGACCGTGCCCCGCACCCGCACCTGGCGGCCCAGGGCCGGCCAGTAGAAGGTGAGCGCCGCCCGCGGGTCGGCGGCCAGCTGCCGGCCCTTGGGGCTGCGGGCGTCCGCGTGGAACCACCAGAGGCCGGGCTCCGGATCCAGCTCGCGCAGCGCGACGACCCGCCCGTCCGGCGCACCGTCCAGCCCGGTGGTGGCCAGCACGGCGGTCTGCGCGTCCGGCACCCCGTCGCGCAGCGCGCCGATCAGCCAGTCGGCGAACAGCTCGCCGGGCCCGTCCGGCACCGCCGCGGTGTCGAAGGCCGGCGGCAGCTCGCGCGCCATCGCCGGGTGGGCGTACAGCAGCTCCCGCAGTTCGCTGCGCCGGTCCGTCATCGCTCACGCCTCCCAGGCGCTCAGGGTGCGGCGCGAGCGCAGGCTCAGCTCGCGGCCGGTGATCGGGTCGGTGAAGTCCAGGCCGACGGCCAGCAGCTGCAGCGGTGCGGAGAAGTCGTCCGGCACGGTGGCCGGCAGCACCTGCGGGTAGATCGGGTCGTTGGTGATCGGCACGCCGAGCGAGCACATGTGCAGCCGCAGCTGGTGGGTGCGCCCGGTGTGCGGCAGCAGCCGGTAGAGGGCCAGGTCGCCGCGCCGCTCCAGCAGCTCGACCTCGCTGACCGCGTTCACCTCGCCCGGCTCCTCCCACGCCGCCAGCTCGCCGGGCACCTTGACCATCCGGCTGCGCACGGTGACCGGCAGCTCCAGGTCGGCCCGGTAGGGCGCGACGGCCCGGTACTCCTTGCGCACCAGCCGGTCCCGGAAGAGCGTCTGGTAGGCGCCGCGGGCCGCCGGGTCGGCGACGAACATCACCAGTCCGGCGGTCAGCCGGTCCAGCCGGTGCGCGGGCACCAGCGCGGGCAGGTCCAGCTCGTCGCGCAGCCGGGAGAGCGCCGTCTCCACCACGTGGCTGCCGCGCGGCATGGTGGCCAGGAAGTGCGGCTTGTCCAGCACCACCAGCCGCTCGTCGCGGTGCAGCACGTCGAGCGGGAACGGCACCGGCACCTCGGGCGGCAGGTCGCGGTGGAACCAGACGCTGGTGCCGGGCCGGTAGGGGGTGCGGGCGTCGATCGGGCCGTCGGTGGCGACGATCTCGCCGCCGCGCACCATCTCGTCCAGCCGCTCGCCGAGCCGCGCGGGCAGCCGGTGCGCCAGGTACTCGGCGACGGTGGCCCACTCGCCGTCCAGCGGCAGCCGCATCCGCACCGGGTCCACCCCGCGGCGTTGCGGCAGGGGGGCGGGGGTGGGCGTGCCGCGGCGTCTCATGGGAGCTGACCCTAGCCAGCCACGCGCCCCCCGCGCACACCAGTAGGTGTCCGGGACCTCGGGTCTTGCGGGCCGCGGCGGCCTTCCGCGGGCCTCGGCGACCCCGACACGCGCGGCGCCGACCGCCGTCGCCCGCGCCCCCCACGGGCCGGGTCGGACCGTGAGCCGCATATTGCCGGGCCATCGCGGCCCGGTCCGGGTAAGGTCGAACGTCGGCCACCCCACAGCTGCGAATGCGAGGTCAGATGCCGGATGTGTCGGACGAGTTGCCGTCCCTGGAACTGCTGCCCCAGACCCGTCGGGCGCTCCTGCACCGGGTGGCCGTCGGTCAGGCGGACGGCCGGGCGCCGTCGCTGATCGGTGCCGTGCTGCGCGGCGGGCAGCTGGTGTGGTCCGGGGCCCGCAGCATGATCGAGGGTCACGCGCCCGATGCCAACGTGCAGTTCCGGATCGGTTCGATCACCAAGACCTTCACCGCGGTGCTGGTGCTGCGGCTGCGCGACGAGGGCCTGCTCGACCTGGCCGACCCGCTGGAGCAGCACCTGCCGGGCACCGCGGCCGGCCGGGCGACGGTGCGGGAACTGCTCGGCCACTCGGCCGGGCTCACCGCTGAACCGCCCGGACCCTGGTGGGAGCGGGCCCACTGGGCGGCCCGGCCCGAGCCCGGCGAGCTGCTGGAGGAGCAGCCGTTCCGCTATCCGGCGGGCGAGCGGTTCCGCTACTCCAACCCGGGCTACGCGCTGCTCGGCGCGCTGGTGGAGCGGCTGCGCGGGGAGCCCTGGGCGGAGGTGCTGCGCCAGGAGCTGCTGGAGCCGCTGGGCATGACCCGCACCACGCTGCTGCCGCAGGCCCCGCACGCCGGCGGTTTCGCGGTGCACCCGTGGGCGGACGTGATGATGCCCGAGCCGCTCACCGACACCGGGCCGATGGCGCCGGCCGGGCAACTCTGGTCCACCGCCGCCGACTTGATCCGGTTCGCCGCGTTCCTGTGCGGCGGGAACGAGAAGGTGCTCGCGCCGGAGACGCTGGCCGAGATGCGCCGCCCGGCGGTCGCGCCGGAGGGCGACTGGACCAGTTGCTACGGGCTCGGCCTGCAGCTGCGCCGGGAGCACGGGCGGCTGCTCTTCGGCCACGCGGGTTCGGTGCCCGGCTTCCTGGCGGGCCTGTGGGTCTGCGAGGAGGAGGACGTGGCGGCGGTCGCGCTGACCAACACCACGTCAGGTGCCGCCGCCGGCACGGTCGCCGCCGACCTGGTGCGGATCGTCGCCGAGCAGGAGCCGCGGTTCCCCGAGCCCTGGCGGCCCGTCATCGAGGTGGCGCCGGAGCTGCTGGCGGCGACCGGGCCGTGGTTCTGGGGGCCGGCGCCGCTCACCCTGCACCTGCTCTCCTGCGGGGAGCTGGAGCTGCGGGAGGCGGGCCGGGCGGGCGGCCGGACCAGGTTCCAGCGCGAGGCGGACGGCAGCTGGACGGCGCAGGACGGCTACTTCGCCGGCGAGCCGCTGCGGATGGTGCCGGCCGTCGACGGCTCGCTCTCGCACCTCGACCTGGGCGGCCTGGTGCTGACCCGGCAGCCGTACGGTCCGGCCGGGGTGGTCCCCGGCGGGCTGGACCCGAAGGGCTGGCACCTGGGCTGAACCGGGCGGGCCGCGGGGGCCCGATCCGTGGGGTCCCGTGGGGCCCGTGCGGCACGGGGTCGTCCGGTCCGGACGGCCCCGTTCGGCTTCCCGTCGAGCCCCCCGGCCGAACATGAGACACCTCACATCCGCTTGTGATAGGACCTTCGGCCTGTTTACGGTGCATCTCGTTCGTCTCCACACGAACCTCGCTCTCCGGAACGCCGAGCCCTGCTGCCGGAACGAGTGAGCACGTGCACCAGCACCGCAGCAGGGGCGGGGGAACCACAGGTAAGTCGCCCGGTCCGGATCCGTCCGGACGGGGCTTGGGGTGAAGCCGCGCTCAGCGCGGCCGGGCAACTCCAGCCCGAATCCGACAGCTCACCTCGTAGGCGTGGGAGAGGAAACGCACGATGTCCGTCAACGGTCGTCCCACCCTGCCCAGCCGCGCCGCCATGAAGCGCGCGGTCGCCGTCGCCGTCCTCGCCGGTGTCGGCGCCGGTCTGCCGCTGATCGCCGCCGGTGGCGCCAGCGCCGCCACCCCCGAGCACCGCGCGCCGCAGCACCACTCGGTGCAGCAGCACCACCACGCCGCCCAGCACGCCGCCCCGGTGCAGCAGGCCGCCGCGCCGGTGCGCACCGCCCCGCAGGCCGCCCCGGTGGCCCAGCAGCAGGCCGCCCCCGCGTCCTACACCGTCGTCTCCGGCGACACCCTGTCCAAGATCGCCACCTCGCACAGCGTGCAGGGCGGCTGGCAGTCGCTGTTCGAGCTGAACAAGTCGGTGCTGCCGCACGGCCCGAACATGATCTTCCCCGGCCAGCACCTGTCGCTGGGTGGCCACCAGCAGGCCGCCGCCCCGGCGGTGCAGCAGCAGAGCGCCCCGGTGCAGCAGCAGTCCGCGCCCGCCACGGACTCGTCCAGCTCCGCCAACTCCGCCGGCTCCGACAACTCGGGCAACTCCGGCGGCGGCTCCTCGCAGCAGTCGGCCCCGGCCGCCCAGACCGCCGTGACCGCCTCGACCGACTCCTCGGCGGGCTCGCTGCAGGCGCTGGCCGCGTCCATCGTCCCGGCCGACCAGCTGGCCTCCTTCGACCAGATCATCAGCCACGAGAGCGGCTGGAGCGTCACCGCGACCAACCCGAGCTCCGGCGCCTACGGCCTGCCGCAGGCCCTGCCCGGCAACAAGATGGCCTCGGCCGGCGCCGACTGGCAGACCAACCCGGCGACCCAGATCAAGTGGGCGCTGCAGTACATGAACGACACCTACGGCAGCCCGAACGCCGCCTGGGCGTTCTGGCAGACCCACTCGGCGTACTGATCCCGGTGATCGCCGACCGCTGAACCCCGTTCGGCCCGTGGCCGCCCGGTCCGACATCGTCGTCGGACCGGGCGGCCACGGCGCGTTCGGGGCACGGTTGCCGGGGCTGACCCGGCGTCAGTCCGCCTCGCCGTAGCGGACCAGGTGGCGGGCCAGGTCGGCGAGGTCGGCGTCGCTCCACCCGGTGAACCGCTCGGTGAAGGACTGCCGCCGCACCTCGTAGGCCTCCCGCAGGAGCACCAGCCCGGCCTCGCTGGGCCGCAGGATCTGGCCCCGGTGGTCCTCCGGGTCGACCTCGCGGCTGACCAGCCCGAGCTTCTCCAGGGCGCTCACCTGCCGGCTCACCGTCGACTTGTCGAGCAGGAAGTGGGCGGCGAGGTCGGCCGCCCGGCAGCCGCCGCGCTCGTTCATCAGGTCGAGCATGCTGTACATCACCAGGGTCAGCCCCGGGTGCATCTGCGAGGCCTTGTGCCGGGCCCGGCGGGCGAACGCGGTCAGCTCGCGCTGGATGGTCTCGATCGAGGCGTCTCGGCCGGACAACGACGTCTCCTTGGTCACGGGGATTTCAGTTGCATAGTACAACATGAATGGTGCCTAACGGAGCGTGAGCCAACGTCTAGGGTGGCCGGGAACGGATCGTACTGCGCGGCGGAGGGCGGACGGATGCAACTGGGCGTGTCACTGGAGCCCCCGCGCTGGCGGGCCCACGGGGGCGGGGCGGTGCTGCAGACCGCACTGCGGGCCGAGCAGCTCGGCCTCGACTACCTGCTGATGTCCGACCACCTGCTGGCCAGCGAGGGCGGCGCCAACCTCGACCCGCTGATCACGCTCGCCGCGGTGGCCGGCGCGACCGCCCGGATCCGGCTGGCCACCAGCATCCTGGCCCTGCCCTACCGCCACCCCCTGGTGGTCGCCCAGCAGGCCGCCGCCCTGGACGTGATCTCCGGCGGCCGGTTCACCCTCGGCGTCGGCACCGGCTGGGACCCGGCGGAGTTCGCCGCGCTCGGGCTGGAGGTGCGCCACCGCGGCGCCCGCACCGACGAGGCGCTGGAGCTGCTGCGCGCGCTCTGGTCCGGCCCGCCGGTCACCCACACCGGCCGGTTCACCAGCTTCGACGGGGTGGTCCCGGCAACCGCCCCACGGGCGAAGGGCGGCCCGGACATCTGGATCGGCGGTCAGAGCGACGCCGCGCTGCGCCGCGCCCTGCGGTTCGGCGACGGCTGGCACGGCGGCGTCAGCACGCCCGAGCAGGTGCGCGAGGTGCGCGAGCGGCTCGCCCGGTTCGGCGAGGAGTTCTACCGCGACCCGGGCGAGCTGACCCTCTCCACCGTCTGCTTCGTCGTCCCGCCCGGCTTCGAGCCCGAGGTGCCGCTGCCCGGCGAGCCCCTCGGCGGCCCCGGCGCGAGCAGCGGCCAGCTGTTGGACGCGCTCGGGCGGCTCGGCGAGGCCGGGCTGTCGATGGTCTCGCTCTGGCTGCCGCTCGGACCGCTGCGGCTGGTCGAGGCGCTGGAGTGGGTGGCGAACGACCTGCTGGAGCCGCTGCGCCGCCGGTTCGGCTGAGTCGGGCCGGGCCGACTCAGCCGAGCGCGCCCTCGCGGGTGAGCAGGTACTCCTTGCGCTCCAGCCCGCCCGCGTAGCCGGTGAGCGCGCCGGTCGAGCCGACGATCCGGTGGCAGGGCCGGACGATCAGCAGCGGGTTCGCCCCGATCGCCATGCCCACCGCCCGCACGGCCGCGCGGGGCGCGCCGATCTGCTCGGCGAGCTTGCCGTAGCTGGTGGTCGCGCCGTACGGGACGGTGTCGACCGCCGCCCAGACCCGCTGCTGGAACTCGGTGCCGGTGGCGCGCAGCTCGATCTCGAACTCCTCGCGCTCCCCGGCGAAGTACTGCGCCAGCTGTTCGGCGACGGCCGCGAACGCCGCCGGGTCCTCGGTCCAGTCCGGCCCGACGGTGGCGGCGCGCTTCTGGCCGGTCATCGAGAGCGAGTGCAGCAGCAGGCCGCCGGGCGCGGTCGCGGAGCGCTCGCCGACCAGCAGCAGCGGACCGATCGGGCTGTCGACGGTGGTGTGGACGGTGCTGGTCACGGCGGGTGCTGCCTCTCTGCGGACGGTTTCGCTACCCCTCCACTCTGCCGGGTCGGCGCAGGGCGGACCGGCGGATTTCGGACCTGGCGTTGGACCCGGCGTTGGACCTGACGTTGGACCTGACGGTGGCCGGGCCCCGCGGGCGGTGTTCCTCACATCCGTCCGCATCCGCCCGCAGATCATTTTGTCTGCCCGCTTTGAGCCAGTACGGTCGATTCAGAGTTCAAATTCGAACCACTTTCCACCAGCCACACGGGAAGCCCAGGAAGCCGAGGAACAGGACCGACATGCCCAAGCGCCCCAACGCCAAGCAGCCCGCCGAGCCGATCGGCGACCGCCGCGCCAAGGCCGCCGCCGCCCGCCAGGCCGAGCTGCGGGTCGAGCGGCGCCGCCGGCTGCTGGTCCGCTCCGCGATCGGCGCGCTCGCGCTCGCCGTGGTCGGCGGCGTCACCGCCGTCGCGGCCACCCGGCACGAGGGCTCCACCGGCAGCGGCACCGCCGCCGCGATGCCGGCCCACCCCCGCACCACCGCCGACGGCCGCACCACCCCCGGCCCGTGGGACACCCCGGCCGACCCCGCGAGCGCCGTCGCCGCGGCCGGGCTGCCGATGCTGGACTCCGAGGGCACCGTCGAACACATCCACGCCCACCTGGACGTCTACGTCGCCGGCACTCAGGTCACCGTCCCCGCGCTGATCGGCATCGACGAGAGCGCCCAGCGGATCAGTCCGCTGCACACCCACGACACCAGCGGCGTGATCCACATCGAGTCGCCGGTGCAGACGGACTTCACCCTCGGTCAGTTCATGACGGAGTGGCAGGTCTCGCTCTCCGCCGACCACCTGGGCGGCAACACCGCGGGCGGCGACCACACCCTGACGGCGTACGTGAACGGGAAGCCGGTCAGCGGTGACCCGGCCGCGATCGTGCTGCACGCCCACGACGAGATCGCCCTGGTCTACGGCACGGCGGCGGAGAACGCCCAGCTGACCGTCCCCGGCAGCTACTCCTTCGCGGCCGGGCTCTGACGCACCGTCGCCCGGGCCATCGCGGGGCCCGGGCGCCGCGACGGTCTGACACCTGGTCATCACCTGGTTGTCACACCCGCCGCCTACTGTGTGAAACGTGATCACCACGACCACGCCCCTGCCGCTGGCCCTGCCCGCCGACCTGATCGCCCTCCAGCACGCGCTGCTGGCGGCCGACCGGGTGGTCGGCGACTTCGCGCTGGCCGTGCGGGACCGGCGGCGGGCCGCCTTCCCCGAGCCGCACCAGGCGGTCCAGCGGTGCACCTGGAACGGGGCCGAGCAGGCGGAGTTCGACGCCCGCTGGGCCGCCTACGAGCAGGCGGGCGCGGCGCTGCGGGCGCACCCCGTGCTGGTCCGGGCCCGGGTGCTGGGCATCGAGCCGCGGGTGCTCCAGGCGCTGCGGCGCGCGGCGCTCAATTAGGGCGTGACCCGAAAGGCACGCCCTGACCCACCCGGGCGTTCAGTCGGCGGCCACCGCGGCCTTGGGGCTGACCCCGCGGCCGAGGGTGCGGGTCACCGCGATCTCGATCACCACGCGCTCCGGGTTCGGCCGGGGCGTGCGGTAGCGCTCGGCGTAGCGGCGCTCGGCGTCCGCCACCTCGGCCGGCTCGTCGCGCAGCACGGCCCGCCCCTCCAGCGTCCCCCAGCGCCCGCCGTCCACCTGACAGAGCGACACCAGCGCACCGGCCGCACCGGCCGCCGCGACGTTGCGCGCCTTGCGGCTGCCGGCGCTGGTGATCACCCGCGCGATGCCGGTCTCCGGGTCGAAGGTCGCGCCGACCGGCACCACGTGCGGCGTGCCGTCGGGGCGCAGGGTGGTGAGGGTGCAGATGTGGCGCTCGGTCCAGAACGCGAGGAACTCAGGCGTGAGGGAGAGGGCGGTCATGAGGGCACCCTAGTTCAACGGTCACCGGCGCCCGCCCGCTAGGCTCGCGCCCGCCCGAACGACCGGGGCGGCCAGAGCGGGGAAGGACCGACGGATGATCGAGATGCACACCGTGCTGGAGGTCTACGAGCCCGACGGCTTCACGTTCTGGCCGGTCGCCGCGGTGGACCGCTACGGGTACCTGCGCCTGCACGGGGGGATGACGCCCGCCGAGGTCGGGCTCGCCGTGCAGCGGATCGCCGACTACAACGACGTGGACCAGGAGATGGACCAGCCCCGGGAGACGGTGGCGGCGCTGCTGGAGGGCCTGTTCACGGTCGACGCCCAGGTGGTGCCCGGCGGCCTGCGGGTGGTGGACACCAGCACGGGCGTCACCGTGCAGCCCGGCTGCTGCGCCGGGGTGGAGGAGTGGCGCTGCTGGCGGAACGTGACCGCCGACCGGTCCGGGCCCGACCTGGGCCACGACCCGAGCCCGCTCGCCGAGCTGCGGGGCGGCCTGGTCCGCCTCACCGCCGACTGCGAGGAGCCCGGCAGCCCGTTCATCGAGCTCCCCGTCGAGGAGTGGGAGCAGGGCGTGGACGGGATCGAGCGCGACCTGAGGGCGTTCCTGCGGCTCGCCGCCGCCTGGGCGGCCGAGACCGTGCCCGCGCACGCGGAGCTCCTCGGCACGATTCTCGCCGCCGCTCTGGAACTGTCCGGCCCGTCTTCCTGATAATGGCCATGCCAGCGCGGCCCCGTGTCGCCGCGCGCGCCCAACCAGGAGGCCACCGGATGGATCTGATCGGACGTCAGCCGACCCGCCGCACCCTGCTGGGCGGCGGCCTCGCGCTCGGCCTCACGGCAGCGCTCGGAGTCGGCCGCGCCCGGGCGGCCGACCTGCCCGGCGGCGCCGACTGGATGGGCGCGCTCCCCGACGGCGCGCCGCTGGCCCGGCTGACCGTCCCCGGCACGCACGACACCTGCTCGCTCTACGGCGGCCCGATCACCCAGTGCCAGACGCTCTCCGTGCCGGACCAACTCGCCGCCGGCGTCCGGTTCCTGGACATGCGCTGCCGGACGATCAACGGCGTGTTCGCGATCCACCACTCACAGTTCTTCCAGAACATCTTCTTCGGCGACGTGCTGAACGACTGCCAGGCCTTCCTCGCCCAACACCCGGGCGAGACGGTGCTGATGCGGGTCAAGCAGGAGTACTCCACCGTCTCCGACGCCGACTTCGCCGCGATCTTCGACAGCTACCAGAGTCGCTGGCCCGGCCTGATCTGGTCCCAGGGCCGGGTTCCCGCCCTCGGTGAGGTACGCGGCCGGGTGGTGCTGCTGGCCGACAACGGCGGTCTGCCGGGCATCGGTTGGAACGGCCCGCTGGTCGACCTGGAGGACGACTACCAGATCGGCACCGTCTTCGACATCGCCGGGCGCAAGTGGCCCGAGGCGTCCGCGCACTTCGACGCCGCCCGGGCGGCCGGCGACCCGCAGCGCCTCTTCATCACCTTCACCTCCTCCTCCGGCTGGGGCCTGTGGCCGCGCCAGGCCGCCGACGCGATGGCCCCGCACCTGGCCGGCTACCTGGCCGGGCTGGACCGCTCGGCCCGCCCGGTGCTCGGCACGGTGCCGATGGACTTCGTCACCCCGGGCTCGCCGGCCGCCTGGTACGGCCTCAACTTCGGCTAGGCCAGCGCAGTGACGCGTTGGACCGGTAGTGCGTTGGACCGGTAGTGCGGTGGGCCGGTAGCGCGTTGGGCCGGTAGCACGGTGCGCGGGGGTGGTGTGCGCTCCACTCGATGGGTGATTTCTGATCATATGACTGTGTCATTGACAGATAACCCAGAGTCGGCGGCGAGGCTGGGGCTGCTCCGCTCCCCATCCACCTCACCGAAAGCGATCCCCGTGAACGTGACCCGACTCCGCTCCTCCGCCGTGGTCGTTCCGCTCCTCGCCCTGGCCGCCACCGTGGCGACACCGGCGCCCCAGGCGCTCGGCGAACCGGCCGCGCCGGTGTCGGCCCGGCCGGGAACGATCGTCACAGCGGGCGTCCGGTGCGTGGACGTCGCCTGGAGCGAGACCACCGACGGCGACGACATCCGCCAGTGGGACTGCAACGACACCGACGCCCAGCAGTTCTCCATCGAGCCCAACCCCAACGGCACGATGGAGATCCGCACCTCCTTCGGCAAGTGCGTGGACGTGCAGAAGCGCAGCCCCGAGGACGGCACCCGGATCCAGCAGTACACCTGCAACCACACCCCCGCCCAGGAGTTCACCTTCCGCCCGGTGGCCGGGCAGCAGTCGGTGCAGATCGTCACCTTCGCCGGCAAGTGCTTCACCGTTGCCGGGAACCTCGCGTCCAACGGCTCCCCGCTCGCGCAGGAGCCCTGCGACGAGGACGAGGACCTCTCCCAGCGCTTCCTGATCGGCTAGCGCGGCCGTCCCCACCCGTCTCCAACCGTCTCCACCTCCGGAGACGCCGGGCTGTGTCCCCAGCTCAGGTCCCCGCTCCCTGAGACGCCGTCCCATCATCGCTCCGCCCCCTGGCAGCCCTTCGCCGGTGCCGCGAAGGATCAGTCCTCGCAGGGGGCGGAACACCCCTGCGGACTCGAATGTCCATCAGGAATCGAAGGGACCCGAAGCGATGACTCGCTCCATCAACTCCGCACGTCGGTACGCCACTCTCGCGGCCACGGCCGCCGCCGCGATCGCGGTCGGCACGGTGATCGGCCTGCCCGGCAGCGCGTTCGCCGGCGGGACGGGAGCGTCGGCCCGGCCGGTGGCCAACCGGGCGGCCGACGTGGTCACCGGCCTGCTGGGCGACAACGACTCGCTCCACGAGGCCCCGCAGGCCGTCTGCGCCGACTGGACCGGGTCGGCCTCGACCAGCGTGGCACCGGCGACGCCGGACATGTGCTGAAACGACGTCAGGGAGGT
Protein-coding regions in this window:
- a CDS encoding phosphatidylinositol-specific phospholipase C, which translates into the protein MDLIGRQPTRRTLLGGGLALGLTAALGVGRARAADLPGGADWMGALPDGAPLARLTVPGTHDTCSLYGGPITQCQTLSVPDQLAAGVRFLDMRCRTINGVFAIHHSQFFQNIFFGDVLNDCQAFLAQHPGETVLMRVKQEYSTVSDADFAAIFDSYQSRWPGLIWSQGRVPALGEVRGRVVLLADNGGLPGIGWNGPLVDLEDDYQIGTVFDIAGRKWPEASAHFDAARAAGDPQRLFITFTSSSGWGLWPRQAADAMAPHLAGYLAGLDRSARPVLGTVPMDFVTPGSPAAWYGLNFG
- a CDS encoding RICIN domain-containing protein, translated to MTRLRSSAVVVPLLALAATVATPAPQALGEPAAPVSARPGTIVTAGVRCVDVAWSETTDGDDIRQWDCNDTDAQQFSIEPNPNGTMEIRTSFGKCVDVQKRSPEDGTRIQQYTCNHTPAQEFTFRPVAGQQSVQIVTFAGKCFTVAGNLASNGSPLAQEPCDEDEDLSQRFLIG
- a CDS encoding PPOX class F420-dependent oxidoreductase, producing MTALSLTPEFLAFWTERHICTLTTLRPDGTPHVVPVGATFDPETGIARVITSAGSRKARNVAAAGAAGALVSLCQVDGGRWGTLEGRAVLRDEPAEVADAERRYAERYRTPRPNPERVVIEIAVTRTLGRGVSPKAAVAAD
- a CDS encoding methylated-DNA--[protein]-cysteine S-methyltransferase, which encodes MTSTVHTTVDSPIGPLLLVGERSATAPGGLLLHSLSMTGQKRAATVGPDWTEDPAAFAAVAEQLAQYFAGEREEFEIELRATGTEFQQRVWAAVDTVPYGATTSYGKLAEQIGAPRAAVRAVGMAIGANPLLIVRPCHRIVGSTGALTGYAGGLERKEYLLTREGALG
- a CDS encoding LLM class flavin-dependent oxidoreductase — translated: MSLEPPRWRAHGGGAVLQTALRAEQLGLDYLLMSDHLLASEGGANLDPLITLAAVAGATARIRLATSILALPYRHPLVVAQQAAALDVISGGRFTLGVGTGWDPAEFAALGLEVRHRGARTDEALELLRALWSGPPVTHTGRFTSFDGVVPATAPRAKGGPDIWIGGQSDAALRRALRFGDGWHGGVSTPEQVREVRERLARFGEEFYRDPGELTLSTVCFVVPPGFEPEVPLPGEPLGGPGASSGQLLDALGRLGEAGLSMVSLWLPLGPLRLVEALEWVANDLLEPLRRRFG